From Salminus brasiliensis chromosome 12, fSalBra1.hap2, whole genome shotgun sequence:
agggtttgtttgacaggGCATGAAAAGGGCAGCCCTGATTGGTCCAAGAGATGTTCATGATCCATAATCCCTAATTTCATTTTAGACATACAGCATTTTTTGCAACAACAGTGTAGTTAGAAAAAAGTAATCCACCTAGGTACAGTTTAAGGTTAGCTGGCTAAACAATAAATCATGCTTCTTGAGATGAGCCCCTTCTGTCCTGTTGTTCCAGAGATTAGTGACATAGTAAAATGATGCTCATATACCAGATGCcttaaaaacacagcaaaaacacagTGGTCCATTTTGACAGCAAGGGGTTCTTCTTGTTATTAAATTTTTAACTGTTTTGGTCTGGGGCAGAATTAGTGTACAACATACATTTTCTATGAAAAAACAAGGCTTTTAACACAGGGTCAAATTATACATTTACCAGTGGTGCAGAAACCTTCAAAATGTCTGTTAAATCAATTTCGGATGCTTTGgagtgactgttctgtatccCTTGGCTGGTCCAAAAAAGAATGTCCTTGAGTGATGGCTCAAAATGCAAATTACATATGGGGATCACATATgaagcccaagagcaagaaattgTGTTGTCTTAAATTCTTATTATAAAATActacaaatatttatataaaataaccTAATGTTTTAATTCCAATGTTTCTTATTTCTAGGTACTTTGTTATATTTACTACATAGCTTAACTGAATTAAATCTAATTAGACTGAAAATAAATCATCTTGAGCTTAAAAAGAAAACTGGCATGAAATTCTATAGACAGGTatccccccccttttttttacaataatttaTCACAGAAGCACTGAGCTATCCGCAGGCGTAACACTCAGACACAGCAAcatttttaatatgttaaagtgggccagagtaaaaaaaatgacagtaatTACCATAAGGATTCAGCCAAAGAAATGCTGACTAACACAAATACAGTGGTTACACTTCAAAGCTGATGAACAGGAACAAAAAACAGGACACTTGATAAACCAGGTGCCTTTGCTGTGCATGAGTACAAGGTACAGTACAAGAGCAACAGGCAACAGACTGAATTTGTATCCCATATGTTGTAGatttatatactatatttgtaaactaaaataaatacctaTTTTGTTTTCCTTTAAACACCTTTTGCTTGTTTATGTTGCTAACCTGCAACACAAACTGTTGGAAAGCTTAGTGTTTCAGTTTTACCCTAATTATGAATAAAAACAGTTTCAGATTTGctgtccacaaaaaaaaaaaaacagtctaaaGTTAAATATAATTGCAATAAGGGATGTGATCTTGCATTTTGGTAATATGgtaatacagttaaaaaaacattacagtgaaaaaatgcaagcaagaagagaagaaaaaccAACAGCCAAAAGTCTCATTGTCCACAATGGCTGAAGCTACAGTACTACTGAATACGACTCACTCTTAGGTGAAATCTATTATAAGGAAGACCACATTAGTGTGTTCACAAAaacactgcaggatgtgaaagACCAATCAGCCCCACTTAATTTACTCTCAAGCAAGAGTAGACTTAAACATTCTCCACCTTGATGATAGTTAGCTGGGCATCGTGGGGAGAGATGGGTTGAGCAGAGGACTGAGCAGAAGAACTGCTGGTTTGAAAGGTTCCCTCTGTACTGGTAGAGACTGACTTGTTGTCCATCCCTgtaaatgtgtctgtgtgtgactgtgtgtaagAAAGCACATCTGGTGTATATGTTTGTGCCTGTGACTGTGTgaatgttggtgtgtgtgtctgggtaaAGGATAGAGTATCTGATGTGCTACAAGGCTGAAAGCCATTTATGGTAGCCGAGCTGAGACTATCCAGAGAAAACTGCTCAATGTTCTCAAGACCAGAGCCATCGATTTCATTGTACCTTGGCTGCGCTTGACTACATGAAGAATAGCTGCTTTGGCTGGTGGTGAATGTGGTCTGGCTAAAGGAAGCTGAGGAGAAAGGGCAGGAGGGCATTGTTGACGCTGGAGTGTGCTGAAGGTTGCAGGGGCCTAATTTTGATGCTAGCTCCTGCAAGGTACTGAGGATCTGTTTCTGGACCTGTGTCTGctggctttgctctctctccagCCGGCCTTGCTGCTCCACAATCACTCTCAGAGCCAGCCCGAGACTGCGAATCTCAGAGGCCAAACACTTTACCTGCTCCTGCAGGCCACTTGACATTCCAGTGTCCACGCTGCTTTGTTGACAAGGAGGAGAGGGCTGGCTGGTTGGGGCCCGTATAGAGGAGCTTGCATTCTGGGGCGTGGCACTCGATTGGGTTGGGGTTGGAAGTCGAATGCCGATGCGAGGTTGCTGCTGAGGTGAGCGAGTGGGCATGTTTCCCCTTTGTAGTATTCCTCGTCTAAAAGGATTGGCTCCTGGATGGAGACCTCTCTAAAGAACAAAGCTTTTTTTAACTTAATATCCAGAGAAAGTAGCAATGTGGTTCCTAATGCTGGAGTGTGACTGATTACATAATATTAAATGAATTATGCCAGACATACTGCACAACTAATCATtggtggtttgatgtgaaaaacTGCACAACtgaaatttcattttaaataccCATCCACTAATCCTGTAAAAGTGGTAGATGTGTTATCTATGTGGCAGATTGAAATTCATGACTTTAACATCAATCCAACTTCACATTCactgaggagaagggaaaataaaaatgacaatagAAGTGACTGACttttttcaggtaaaaatattAGAGGTAACGTCTTTCTTCAAACAAAATAAGAAAGTTGGTGCCCACCTGCAGGGCTTCTGCAGCTTACGATTTGAAAGCTTTCACACTCACCACATGAGGAGGTCGGGTTGTTGTGAGATCAAATGAGGCTGTTTGAGGTAACAGGACTTTCCTTCCTTCAGAGCCAGTGAAACAAGACTGATTTCTCAATAATGATACCGTCTGTGGGCCAGACTGAGGTCCACTGTCCCTTAcctaaacagaataaaaaaaagggtaCAATGCAACAAAGAAAGTTAAAATCCAAGACATGGTGTAAAACAGAGTGAACCTTTTGTAAAACGAATTACTCATACCCTTGCCCTGTGGAAAAGAGCTTTATCTAGGAGTCTTTTCCGAGCCACAAGAACAGGGTTGGCCGGTGAGGGAGTGTATCTTCTCCTTGAAAGACCCGCAGCCATTGTTCCTGTGCTAATCCCTGAGCGCACTGTATTAATGCTCCCATGTTGGGTGTTCTGCACCAGTGAGGTGACACTGACGATACGTACATCCTCATCCTTCCCATCTCCCTCTTGCTGCTCTTGGCCTGCCGTCCCTGTACCAGAGGACTGTGCCCTGGAATCATGAGGTACCCCGCTCTGCCCTGAAGAGTCAGTGGGAGATGGGTAGCTTGTGATGCGGGAGGCCTCTCGCAGTAGACTCCTCAGTTGCTGCTCACTCCAGCCGCTTTGCCTCACTTCGCTGAGGCCCACATCTCTTGCCAGTGCCAACCCTGAAGCTGATGCAGGTCCACTGTTCCCAGATGTGGAGTCTTTTGGCCGGCTCCTTCCGTGAAACTCCTtcaagaagaggtagatggccTGCGCGGACACCTTGATGTTCTCAAGTTCCAAGACAGCTTTGATTTTGCGGAAGCTCAGACCTGCTTCCCGAAGTTCCACTACCTTGCGCTTGGCAGCGTCATCCAGCCTGCCCATGGTCACTCtgaagtctttttaaactaTATAAAAGTTTATGACATTAGAGTCAATTTAGCAACATGAAGCAACAGCCAgaaaacattttacacaataCACATGTGGACATTTTAATTACGTATGTAGTTGTTGAAAGGTAAGCCAACATACAGAtcagaaataacagaaacaactAGAAAGCAATTTACTCATTACTTTCGCATTGTTTGCACGTAAATTCTATCAAACTACCTTGTGGTACATACCATACTAACGAATGATGTCCAGACGTCTTGTAAAGTTACCACTTTACAAACTATTTAGTATGAGCGTGTGGGGCTTTTGTACGATGTCATAACTGGCTGGTCAAATACGTTATGCTAGACAGAACCAGGTGACCGTTAGCATTTTAGCAACTCACCTAATTCGACGATGAAGTATTACTATGCACAAGGAAATTCTGACAGGCAACTGAATTGCAACTATACGGTTTCGAgaggaaaataaacatttttattttcctaAAATGGACCGAGTGCCTGCTTGCTCTTTCCGAAAGCAGAGAGAAATACGTTTGCAAATAGAAAACCTCTGTTGGAAAAACAAAAGCGTCGCACAGCAAATGACGTAGTCACGGATATTAACGCAACGGAAGGCGCCGTCGCTTTAGCGGTGGAGAGTGTGTTCTTTGCAAAgatgtgagtttttttttccttagcTAAgatactagctagctaatgtttttAACTTGATCATAATGCTATGAGCACTTACTGTTGTTATATATGTTTTAGAATTTGAATGCAATTAGTCATACTTGGTTAAGTTTTGTTTGGctaattattttttgtctttaacGAGGTTTGAGCTAAAGTGCCTCGTTAGCCAGTTGCTAGCTGCTTAGTTTGCATTGAGGACTTTAACCATCGTTTATTAACGAATTAATGAAAACGATTTGTTGCTTTTAGTTATAAAAGGATATGCTTATATTAATTGACTCTGTTGATTAGTAGCTTAAAATCATGATGGTTAGCTATCGTCTCTTTAGAGCTGGTTTACGTTacttagcttgctagctagctcaGTTGAATACAGTGTGTTGttttagctagctggctagctaacgttagcagcatTCATAGTGCAGCAAAGTAGCGTCggcttgtaaattattttttgtattttttgtatttgagTGTTGGTGCAGTTtgcaaattaattatttattcacaCTCATTTAAGACTGAGCCGATTTGGTTTATATCGACTTATTTTAGAGGAGGCCTACAAGTTAGCAGCATTCAtagtacacacatgcacacctacacaacgtgtgtgtgtgtttattcatatatatatatatatatatatatatatatatatatatatatatatatatatgtgtgtgtgtatgtatgtataaagtgtgtgtgtgagaggtgtATGTGATTAGATCTAACGTGTTTGATCAACTAAAAATAACAAAGTAAACGAGAACAAGTTTTAGCTGTGCCTttgcattttaaacatttattcttTTATACAGGGCCCCTTCACCTACCAAACGCAGGGAACGTTCTGAAGATAAAGCGAGAGAAAGGGGAAAAGAAAAAGCTGGAGCAAAAGAAGGtgctgagaaagagaggggCAGGGACAAGAATCGCAAACGACGCAGTAACTCTAcagggagcagcagcagcaggtaaGCCGTCCTTTGCTTTCCAGCCATTTGTTTCCTGAAGTGGCCTGTAGATATATACCTCTCATTTTTCATCCTGTTATTTTTGCTGTCAGGTCTCGGTCCAGTTCAAGCTCAAGCAGCAGCTCTGGATCCAGCTCTGGTTCATCCAGTGGTTCCAGCTCCTCTTCGGGCTCTAGCCGCTCTGGGTCttccagctcttctcgctcaTCCAGCTCC
This genomic window contains:
- the LOC140574539 gene encoding uncharacterized protein translates to MGRLDDAAKRKVVELREAGLSFRKIKAVLELENIKVSAQAIYLFLKEFHGRSRPKDSTSGNSGPASASGLALARDVGLSEVRQSGWSEQQLRSLLREASRITSYPSPTDSSGQSGVPHDSRAQSSGTGTAGQEQQEGDGKDEDVRIVSVTSLVQNTQHGSINTVRSGISTGTMAAGLSRRRYTPSPANPVLVARKRLLDKALFHRARVRDSGPQSGPQTVSLLRNQSCFTGSEGRKVLLPQTASFDLTTTRPPHVRGLHPGANPFRRGILQRGNMPTRSPQQQPRIGIRLPTPTQSSATPQNASSSIRAPTSQPSPPCQQSSVDTGMSSGLQEQVKCLASEIRSLGLALRVIVEQQGRLEREQSQQTQVQKQILSTLQELASKLGPCNLQHTPASTMPSCPFSSASFSQTTFTTSQSSYSSCSQAQPRYNEIDGSGLENIEQFSLDSLSSATINGFQPCSTSDTLSFTQTHTPTFTQSQAQTYTPDVLSYTQSHTDTFTGMDNKSVSTSTEGTFQTSSSSAQSSAQPISPHDAQLTIIKVENV